The DNA segment GCTATCCATCGAAGTTAAACATTAGTGTATATACTTACCCACAGACACTTTAACAAAAGCTGTATTTGCTCTCCTACCCTATAACAGTCTTTCGAAAAAGAAATACTCACAGCCATGAAAAAGGACGGTTGGGATGGAAACGAAGATGTGGATCAAATTCAATGGACATTTTTTGGAGctcttttttattctattatCGTCATAACAACAATCGGTAAGTAACAAAGCTATTTTAGCATGGTGACAACCAAAAACTACAAACACTGAAAGAGTGTTGTAACGAGCTGCATCAGTCAACTTTTATCTTACAATCTCAGTGGAGCTGAAGTGATGCTTCAAGTTGTTCTGTTAGACTGATTTCTTTTCCACCTTCTTACTGGCTTGGCGGGTTTGGTCAAACTGTGGACCGAATTGAGATCCACCTGGGAATGAACCGAACGGTCTCGGCCCTATTCCACCTACACCGAATGGCTGAGGAAAATAGCCTCCCGAGGGATAGCCACCGGGCGAGAAGAATCCACCCGGATGTCCATTGAACGTCGGATTTCCGAATCCTCCTCCATAGGGATATCCGTTCCCTCCAGGATAGTATCCGGCACCGCCGTACGGAAACCGGTTATACGGACGGCCTATAATGCCGGTCGGGCCTCCAGGGCCCACGAGAATTCCATTACCACTGGAACCGTGTCCCAAACCGCCATACCCTCCGCCTAAGTGTGGTTGACCCGGGTAAAATCCTGCTCCTCCTAATGCATTACCACCCTGGAACGGGAATCCTCCTACACCACCCTGTTGGCCAAGGTTAATTCCGTACGGGTTCGGCCCAAATTGTCCGTTAATAAGTCCTCCCCCACCGAACTTTTGATTGAATCTGGAAATTTGGAAAATACAGACATAAatagagaaatagagaaaaaaatgttgaaatataCAATTGTTTGTTATTATATATAGTGACCGGCAAAATTAAAAGCCCATTTTTAAAAGGTGATTGAAGCTAACTTTTCATATTCGCCTTAATTTGGCATTGTTCGTTTAAAACACATAATGACTAATGTTTCAAATAATAATACGGCAAGTAagtttcattttaaaacctaACAAATGTTAGAATTTAAGGAGTGAGCACTTTATTTTGTCGGCCCCTGTATAtcttaaattatgttttagtACCCAAAATCATTAGATTGATTTCCATCTCCAAATTCGCCAGAAAACTCATCATTTTGTGGCCTTGAGAATGATGGCCTTTTCGTAGTTGTTTCTTTTACCTCGTATCGGCCTTTTCTGGAATAGAATCAAGTTTAAGATAAAACGGCGGACAATAGTTCATCTTTCGATAGAAATTTGCTGTTTATAATTATTCTGCTT comes from the Anopheles coluzzii chromosome 2, AcolN3, whole genome shotgun sequence genome and includes:
- the LOC120951320 gene encoding heterogeneous nuclear ribonucleoprotein A3-like; this translates as MLQSLLRLLTIFAVILTVTAQERWSWSGGGNNDNSNNAKNDADRYNVRSDMLEFQGTGSQAAASNEKRNTLAVRKGRYEVKETTTKRPSFSRPQNDEFSGEFGDGNQSNDFGFNQKFGGGGLINGQFGPNPYGINLGQQGGVGGFPFQGGNALGGAGFYPGQPHLGGGYGGLGHGSSGNGILVGPGGPTGIIGRPYNRFPYGGAGYYPGGNGYPYGGGFGNPTFNGHPGGFFSPGGYPSGGYFPQPFGVGGIGPRPFGSFPGGSQFGPQFDQTRQASKKVEKKSV